A window of Cohnella herbarum contains these coding sequences:
- a CDS encoding L-fucose/L-arabinose isomerase family protein, with protein MRNATVRKKARVGVVTIGHKPYWVQFPGLEAELIGYGKQLEEIIRGHEVEVVSGGFVDDMASSFAVAEMLKNSDLDLLFCNLSTYVTSAVATGVITNVGVPTVLVALQPRHALDYANTTTYMQLVNDNICALPEISGVLRRIGKPAAGMVVGTLNEDPRARNELKDWCLAANAKRAFKRSKIGYLGHTYEGMYDMHSDPTAFTSAFGAHVQMLEMCDLAKQVNSVTDQERKAKQEEILSVFEIAEPFIDPITRLVKPEDMEWASKVAAGMDRLIAEEDLAGMAYYYRGVDGNEYERIASNMTLGNSLLTGKGIPLAGEADLKTCAAMMLMDRLEAGGSFSELHPCDFHDDIVLVGHDGPHNVKISDGKPIIRGLDLFHGKSGSGIGVEFSIKAGPVTLLSISQNQDGSYRLIATEGESIKGDIPRTGNTNTRCQFNRGTAEFVESWCMAGPTHHFALGIGHINGRLKKVASLMNLELHIV; from the coding sequence ATGAGAAACGCAACGGTACGCAAAAAAGCAAGAGTCGGAGTCGTAACGATCGGACATAAGCCTTATTGGGTTCAATTCCCGGGACTGGAAGCGGAACTGATCGGATATGGCAAACAATTGGAGGAGATTATTCGCGGTCATGAGGTGGAGGTCGTATCCGGAGGTTTCGTCGACGACATGGCCAGCTCCTTCGCGGTAGCCGAGATGTTGAAAAACAGCGATCTGGATTTGTTGTTCTGCAATCTCAGCACTTATGTGACTTCGGCGGTTGCAACGGGCGTCATTACGAACGTAGGGGTTCCGACGGTTTTGGTCGCTCTTCAGCCTAGACATGCTTTGGACTACGCGAACACGACGACTTACATGCAACTCGTCAACGATAACATATGCGCGTTGCCGGAAATCAGCGGCGTGTTGAGAAGAATCGGTAAACCGGCCGCGGGAATGGTCGTCGGCACGTTGAACGAGGATCCGAGAGCTCGCAACGAACTGAAGGATTGGTGTCTGGCCGCTAACGCGAAGCGTGCCTTCAAGCGTTCGAAGATCGGGTATCTCGGACATACGTATGAGGGCATGTACGATATGCACTCGGACCCGACCGCGTTTACTTCGGCTTTCGGAGCGCATGTGCAGATGCTGGAAATGTGCGACTTGGCCAAGCAGGTGAACAGCGTAACGGATCAGGAGCGGAAAGCCAAGCAAGAGGAGATTTTAAGCGTATTCGAAATCGCGGAGCCGTTCATCGATCCGATCACGAGGCTGGTCAAGCCAGAGGATATGGAGTGGGCATCGAAGGTTGCCGCGGGCATGGATCGTCTGATCGCGGAGGAGGATTTGGCGGGCATGGCTTATTATTATCGCGGAGTGGACGGGAACGAATACGAGCGTATCGCTTCCAACATGACTTTGGGTAATTCCCTACTGACCGGCAAAGGAATTCCGCTCGCGGGCGAAGCCGACCTGAAAACTTGCGCGGCAATGATGCTGATGGATCGTTTAGAGGCGGGCGGGTCATTCTCCGAGCTGCATCCGTGCGATTTCCATGACGATATCGTGCTTGTCGGGCATGACGGTCCTCATAATGTGAAAATAAGCGATGGAAAGCCGATTATTCGGGGATTGGATCTGTTCCATGGCAAGAGCGGCTCTGGAATCGGAGTGGAATTCAGTATCAAGGCGGGTCCGGTGACGTTGCTGTCGATTTCGCAAAATCAAGACGGAAGCTACCGGTTGATCGCAACGGAGGGTGAGTCGATCAAGGGCGATATTCCGAGGACGGGCAACACCAATACGAGATGCCAGTTCAACAGGGGAACCGCCGAGTTCGTAGAGAGCTGGTGCATGGCCGGCCCGACGCATCACTTCGCGCTTGGAATCGGCCATATCAACGGACGGTTGAAGAAGGTGGCCAGCTTGATGAATCTCGAATTGCACATCGTATAG
- a CDS encoding glycosyl hydrolase, whose protein sequence is MIFNPVRSPGPAYRGVNLWFLNDRLEDEELTRQLQTLHEAGCGAVIARTFDGLRTEYLSEDFLNRMRTIVEQADERSMKVYLQAGYMPGGIPELKPEHRACVIAALEEGQEKEPGDQVLLKDDRFTYVKRYIPNYINLLDQEAIATYLRQCYDQPWERMQDAFGQGIFSVWVDEPEFFPHHVPWSEQLLIRFEEKWGYRLQDRIADLFHRSESSYKVRYHYRRIQLSLFIEAYFEQVSKWCAERGLQFSGHLMGEDRLDSQIGYTVAAMPLYSYMQLPGIDHLTGNLRWTAMDRSGEMSIPFIMTPKQCSSIAHQEGKKTVLAELYGVSSQALTFQDQKRIAEYMAILGINHRCLHGSFYSMRGRRKRIYVPHLSEQQPWWEQYGYVSDYFARLSYALHQGTFAADALVIHPIESAYGSYDPLDFMKRQATDLSVMNDQLTQLSMNLMAAQIGFDYGDEHVMERKAAVDSEGSIRIGEMSYRTVILPMLTTIRESTLRLLERFVELGGVLIATSSFPTLVDCEESESLLRLKEKAILIDNSTQALRKAVYPQAQERAVQVLAGEEIDSIWVYERVLDDQRLVYVLNTNDSRRADVELRSSRYRSAHQYDLESGLLVTLASNESESVSIEFSLEPWQSKVIVFEQRTALPDHSAKISSGSSVNLIDTVSVSAEQMAMRRADPNAMTLDYCQYRKGDEPYSVTVPVIAVQEILTEEDYEGPVTLRYDFQAEALPSSMAVVVEEAEDYDILVNGTRVRYDGLPYYMDRSFLPIEITSLIVTGVNRIEMTRRFSPLRKTNFFHANRFQNIPGVELESIYLIGDFAVYGNLSERVARNRCERLTPRLTVGSERASAGENWPSGGYPFYSGTMVYVTEAIFEVVAPDERIEISLSGLEACVAVVKINGQEASKLAWKPFKADITEWVTEGSNCIEIHVTNTLRNLLGPHHQPKGETDYCYGQDSYSGRRSPETGTSYPNWHANRDEDTLAWTDDYFFLAYGLAGIQINRYSNK, encoded by the coding sequence TTGATCTTTAATCCAGTTCGAAGTCCCGGACCGGCTTATCGGGGCGTGAACCTATGGTTCTTGAACGACCGATTAGAGGACGAGGAATTGACAAGGCAGCTTCAAACGCTCCACGAAGCGGGCTGCGGAGCAGTTATCGCGAGAACGTTCGACGGCTTGAGAACGGAGTACTTAAGCGAGGATTTCCTGAATCGGATGCGGACGATCGTAGAGCAAGCCGATGAACGAAGTATGAAAGTGTACTTGCAGGCCGGATATATGCCGGGTGGAATTCCCGAACTGAAGCCCGAGCATCGCGCCTGCGTCATTGCCGCGCTTGAAGAGGGTCAAGAGAAGGAGCCAGGAGATCAAGTTCTCTTGAAGGATGATCGTTTTACATACGTAAAACGGTACATCCCGAATTATATCAACCTGCTCGATCAAGAGGCCATAGCCACCTATTTGCGGCAATGCTACGATCAGCCGTGGGAGCGGATGCAGGATGCCTTTGGCCAAGGGATTTTCTCGGTGTGGGTCGATGAACCCGAGTTTTTCCCCCATCACGTTCCGTGGTCCGAGCAATTGCTCATCCGTTTCGAAGAAAAGTGGGGATATCGGCTGCAGGATCGCATTGCCGACCTGTTCCATCGTTCCGAGTCCTCTTATAAAGTCAGATATCATTACCGAAGAATTCAATTGTCGCTATTTATAGAAGCTTACTTCGAACAGGTATCCAAGTGGTGCGCCGAGAGGGGGCTGCAATTCAGCGGCCATCTTATGGGAGAAGACAGGCTGGATTCGCAAATCGGCTATACCGTCGCGGCGATGCCTCTGTACAGCTACATGCAGCTGCCGGGAATCGATCATCTGACCGGTAATCTAAGATGGACGGCCATGGATCGCTCCGGCGAAATGAGCATTCCTTTTATCATGACGCCCAAGCAGTGCTCCAGCATCGCGCATCAAGAAGGGAAAAAGACCGTTCTGGCCGAGCTGTACGGGGTGAGTTCCCAAGCGCTGACCTTTCAGGATCAAAAAAGAATTGCCGAATATATGGCCATTCTGGGTATCAATCATCGTTGCTTACATGGTTCTTTCTACTCGATGCGAGGCAGACGCAAACGAATCTATGTGCCGCATCTATCGGAACAGCAGCCATGGTGGGAGCAGTACGGATATGTTTCCGATTATTTCGCCCGGCTCAGTTACGCGCTGCATCAAGGAACTTTCGCGGCCGACGCTCTCGTCATTCATCCGATTGAATCCGCCTATGGTTCATATGATCCGCTGGATTTCATGAAGCGTCAGGCAACCGACTTGTCGGTGATGAATGACCAATTGACGCAACTCAGCATGAACCTGATGGCTGCCCAGATCGGCTTCGATTACGGAGACGAGCACGTCATGGAGCGGAAGGCGGCGGTCGATTCGGAGGGTAGCATTCGGATAGGCGAGATGTCGTACCGTACGGTGATCTTGCCGATGCTGACTACGATTCGCGAGTCGACCCTGCGCTTGCTTGAGAGGTTCGTCGAACTTGGCGGCGTTCTGATCGCGACTTCATCCTTCCCTACCCTCGTGGATTGCGAGGAGTCGGAATCCCTGCTGCGCCTGAAGGAGAAAGCGATCTTGATCGACAATAGCACGCAGGCTTTACGGAAGGCCGTTTATCCGCAAGCGCAGGAGCGAGCGGTTCAAGTGCTTGCAGGCGAGGAGATCGATTCGATATGGGTATATGAGCGAGTGTTGGATGATCAACGTCTCGTCTATGTGCTGAATACGAATGATTCGCGGAGAGCGGACGTCGAGTTACGGTCGAGTCGATACCGCTCGGCTCATCAATATGATTTAGAGAGCGGGCTATTGGTGACGCTGGCTAGCAATGAAAGCGAGAGCGTCAGTATCGAGTTCAGCTTGGAGCCATGGCAATCCAAAGTCATCGTCTTCGAACAAAGAACCGCCCTACCGGATCACAGTGCCAAGATATCGTCAGGTTCCTCCGTAAATTTAATAGATACAGTCTCGGTATCCGCAGAGCAAATGGCTATGCGCAGAGCCGACCCGAACGCCATGACGCTGGATTATTGCCAATATAGAAAAGGCGATGAGCCCTATTCGGTGACGGTACCGGTTATTGCGGTGCAGGAAATTCTTACCGAAGAGGATTACGAGGGACCGGTTACGCTGCGTTACGATTTTCAAGCCGAAGCTTTGCCTTCCTCCATGGCGGTAGTCGTTGAGGAAGCGGAGGATTATGACATTCTCGTGAATGGAACCCGCGTTCGCTATGATGGCTTGCCCTATTATATGGATCGCTCCTTCTTGCCGATTGAGATTACTTCCCTCATCGTGACAGGGGTGAATCGGATCGAGATGACGCGACGGTTCAGCCCGTTAAGAAAGACGAACTTTTTCCACGCGAACCGCTTTCAGAACATCCCCGGCGTGGAGCTCGAATCCATCTACCTGATCGGCGATTTCGCGGTATACGGCAACCTTTCCGAGCGGGTCGCCCGAAATCGCTGCGAACGTTTGACGCCTCGGCTTACAGTAGGTTCCGAGCGCGCGTCCGCGGGAGAGAACTGGCCGTCCGGCGGCTATCCTTTCTATTCCGGTACGATGGTATATGTGACGGAAGCGATCTTCGAAGTTGTAGCGCCGGATGAACGAATCGAGATTTCTTTATCGGGTTTGGAAGCATGCGTTGCGGTCGTGAAAATCAACGGTCAAGAAGCGTCGAAGCTGGCGTGGAAGCCTTTTAAGGCGGATATTACGGAGTGGGTGACGGAGGGAAGCAACTGCATCGAAATCCATGTGACCAACACGCTAAGAAACTTGTTAGGCCCGCATCATCAACCTAAAGGAGAAACGGATTATTGTTATGGCCAAGACTCCTACAGCGGACGCCGCTCGCCCGAGACGGGTACGAGTTATCCGAATTGGCATGCGAACAGAGACGAGGACACGTTGGCGTGGACGGACGATTATTTTTTCCTGGCCTATGGTTTAGCAGGGATTCAGATCAATAGATACTCGAACAAATAG